The following proteins come from a genomic window of Sorghum bicolor cultivar BTx623 chromosome 3, Sorghum_bicolor_NCBIv3, whole genome shotgun sequence:
- the LOC8061856 gene encoding uncharacterized protein LOC8061856 has translation MAEGSSRGYPSGSGDGWRLVLHDPDVVEVSAETAVEWSSSRSRRKKLKLPQVIPSDIIELDDDDPDGVMIIGEKISNQKNEQEVVHMDWPEHTTELQSGMSTNLAGPSVIPVIDAFPWQGGHHNNVAGPSVIPATNFYPWDGLGAYHGGALLPPIYSPPIYSNEFVGAPGEDHSNKYYNYSTSLMESGSSFNSGANNYMDLPLPPGAGAVLPWGYMPSTEMPHQPSQTKVVNTEIDEKYKTFKQFDTVSDYSDNFYALTGQRNVHAVKKPSKAWVKRIQHEWKVLEKDLPETIYVRVYEDRMDLLRAVIVGPAGTPYHDGLFFFDVYFPSRYPSKPPLVNYRSGGLRLNPNLYECGKVCLSLLNTWSGTGCEMWNPSNSTMLQVLVSIQALVLNSKPYFNEPGYAMHANTSQGEKQSMAYNEETFLLSCRTMQYSLRNPPKHFEDFIIGHFRNYGRKILKGCKSYMAGAQVGCLVGDGVQDVDEGDKSCSNNFKASLKPLFEDLLKEFTNIGVNCDEFRNPGGTNIEADTILKLYHSALDSTQPEDPQKLLSSGDSSIRDPSVNLLPLLAGMARPQRHDDSAHHFLLLLGLLLLLPSANAASFSTLCGSTPPRDLQHSHGAHRAIPSSITAGHFSGGRDLHFARDRPYTRALSFHPRGSSARATSDPAVKHLSATLTLEGTRARFGRRDRDSGRPHSVSFDLDGYYYNYTTAASTAEAELCMVGSGSYAREDGFGVVLLPDVVLRLHLPQPSNLSRPFVTGSVEGAGFDPIALLAYAEDAYAYGKAGSCPPPPVPVRAGAARPALRSGHYSCHHLRALLRSSYSLEYRPNEHDHDGGASSSSFPLRLRHGIMYVNQMRCGFDGAVRAYMVFYANQSVASPSSNYTAVGRRTFVIGDEALVADGFWDPSRSQLCLRACRVASSGSKSPADLQVRECGIGVRFWLPAVWSIRDRSIAAGMIWNATGNSDAGNTAGVISVSTTGSYMGSLSGVSYNYTRVEEAKKHYDSIPALSKERKGRFPGNYSYRDFTFPFLLVKQGLPGYAWPVTIGSAMVEGDEMMADTAFSQHVAAEANKQRLLNVSYSLEYQVASGNLSANVSPLKMSPQLQRVSAEGVYDITTGSLCLVACRQVTNGSSDCDVLVTFQFAPVSPVEGERGVGTIKSLRKQSDPLFFEAMDFVSYGMTVRQIEESSSRMDMESIMLVVSMTLSCVFTALQLRHANKQPEALPAMSVTMLVVLALGYVTPLVLDLEDMYTDTRRRRYILQLTSAGSLDLNEFMLRASTMLALVLQLRLLQLALSSRRSTDQVGSKQEVSSSSSSDAERSTLWICLPLYVLGAVVVWIVHMSDGHHHGPRASSFSAFSTPSGPALVDDLAAYAGLILDGFLLPQVVSNALSGSRVTALSPWFYAGGTVIRAAPHVYDVFRKHNYVLPGWNWKPTAYVYASPRDDLFGVAWDVAIPCGATLLAALLFLQQRLGGAFLCCSKSRRSGSGEYEMVSTTTISS, from the exons ATGGCGGAGGGCTCTTCCAG GGGTTACCCATCCGGCTCCGGGGACGGGTGGAGATTGGTGCTCCACGACCCCGACGTCGTCGAGGTGTCGGCGGAGACTGCCGTTGAATGGAGCTCTTCCCGTTCCCGTCGCAAGAAGCTGAAGCTGCCCCAG GTTATTCCTTCTGACATAATTGaacttgatgatgatgatcctgATGGAGTTATGATAATTGGTGAGAAGATATCAAATCAGAAGAATGAGCAAGAAGTTGTTCATATGGATTGGCCAGAGCATACAACG GAACTACAGAGCGGTATGTCTACAAATTTGGCTGGCCCAAGTGTTATTCCTGTCATAGATGCGTTCCCATGGCAGGGAGGTCATCACAACAATGTTGCTGGTCCAAGTGTTATTCCTGCCACAAATTTTTATCCTTGGGATGGCCTAGGAGCGTATCATGGAGGTGCACTGTTACCCCCAATTTATTCACCCCCAATTTATTCTAATGAGTTTGTTGGGGCACCTGGAGAGGACCACAGTAATAAATACTATAATTATAGCACTTCACTGATGGAAAGTGGTAGCAGCTTTAACTCTGGTGCGAATAATTACATGGATCTTCCACTTCCACCTGGTGCGGGAGCAGTTTTACCATGGGGGTACATGCCTTCAACTGAGATGCCACATCAGCCCAGTCAAACTAAGGTTGTCAATACTGAAATTGATGAAAAGTATAAGACATTTAAACAGTTTGATACTGTTAGTGACTACAGTGACAATTTCTACGCATTGACAGGCCAAAGGAATGTTCATGCTGTTAAGAAG CCATCAAAGGCCTGGGTGAAGCGGATTCAACATGAGTGGAAAGTCTTAGAGAAGGATTTGCCAG AGACAATATATGTACGAGTTTATGAGGATAGAATGGACTTGCTTAGAGCTGTCATCGTTGGACCAGCAGGCACTCCATATCATGATGGGCTTTTCTTCTTTGATGTCTATTTCCCTTCTCGATATCCAAGTAAACCTCCG CTAGTGAATTACCGATCTGGGGGATTGCGGCTTAACCCAAATCTCTATGAGTGTGGTAAAGTCTGCCTTAGCCTCTTAAACACCTGGTCTGGTACTGGATGCGAGATGTGGAACCCATCTAATTCAACCATGTTGCAAGTCCTGGTCTCTATTCAGGCCTTAGTGTTGAATTCCAAACCTTATTTCAATGAACCTGGGTATGCAATGCATGCTAACACTTCTCAAGGCGAGAAGCAATCAATGGCGTACAATGAAGAAACGTTTCTGCTGTCCTGCAGAACAATGCAGTACTCTCTTCGGAATCCACCAAAG CATTTTGAGGACTTCATTATTGGCCATTTCCGCAATTATGGGCGCAAAATCCTGAAAGGATGCAAGTCATACATGGCTGGTGCCCAAGTTGGTTGCCttgtcggagacggcgtgcagGATGTTGACGAGGGTGACAAAAGTTGCTCCAACAACTTCAAGGCCTCACTTAAGCCATTATTCGAGGACCTACTGAAGGAATTCACCAATATAGGAGTCAACTGTGATGAATTCCGGAATCCTGGAGGTACTAACATTGAAGCAGACACCATACTGAAGTTATA CCACAGCGCACTCGACTCGACACAACCAGAAGACCCTCAGAAATTGTTAAGTTCGGGTGATAGCAGCATCCGTGATCCCTCAG TAAACCTGCTGCCTCTACTTGCCGGAATGGCGCGGCCTCAGAGGCACGATGACTCCGCTCACCACTTCCTTCTCCTCCTCGGCCTCCTCCTGCTGCTTCCCTCCGCCAACGCCGCGTCGTTCTCCACGCTCTGCGGATCCACTCCCCCGCGCGACCTGCAGCACTCCCACGGCGCACACCGCGCTATCCCTTCTTCCATCACCGCCGGCCACTTCTCCGGCGGCCGCGATCTCCACTTCGCCCGCGACCGTCCCTACACCCGCGCTCTGTCCTTCCACCCGCGCGGCAGCTCGGCCAGGGCCACCTCCGACCCCGCCGTTAAACATCTCTCTGCCACGCTCACCCTCGAGGGCACCCGCGCCCGCTTCGGCCGGCGCGACCGCGACAGTGGCCGCCCCCACTCCGTGTCTTTCGACCTCGACGGCTACTACTACAACTACACCACCGCCGCTTCCACCGCGGAGGCGGAGCTCTGCATGGTCGGCTCCGGCTCTTACGCCAGGGAAGATGGCTTCGGTGTCGTCCTCCTCCCTGACGTCGTGCTCCGCCTCCACCTGCCCCAGCCGTCCAACCTCTCCCGGCCCTTCGTCACCGGCAGCGTCGAGGGCGCCGGCTTCGATCCCATCGCCCTCCTCGCCTATGCCGAGGATGCCTACGCGTACGGAAAGGCCGGCTCCTGCCCGCCGCCGCCCGTCCCAGTGCGTGCCGGTGCCGCGCGACCGGCGCTCCGCTCGGGGCACTACTCGTGCCACCACCTCAGGGCGCTGCTCCGAAGCTCCTACAGCCTGGAGTACAGGCCCAATGAGCACGACCACGACGGTGGTGctagcagcagcagcttccCGCTGCGGCTGCGGCACGGGATTATGTACGTGAACCAGATGCGCTGTGGCTTCGACGGCGCCGTGCGCGCGTACATGGTGTTCTACGCCAATCAGTCGGTAGCCTCGCCATCCAGCAACTACACGGCAGTGGGGAGGCGTACCTTCGTGATCGGAGACGAGGCGCTCGTCGCCGACGGGTTCTGGGATCCGTCGCGGAGCCAGCTCTGCCTGCGGGCGTGCCGGGTGGCGAGTTCCGGCAGCAAGTCCCCCGCGGACCTACAAGTCCGCGAGTGCGGGATCGGGGTCAGATTCTGGCTCCCGGCCGTGTGGTCCATCCGGGACCGGAGCATCGCGGCTGGGATGATCTGGAACGCGACCGGGAACAGCGACGCCGGCAACACGGCAGGCGTGATCTCGGTGTCAACAACCGGGAGCTACATGGGGAGCCTCTCCGGCGTCAGCTACAACTACACCCGGGTGGAGGAGGCCAAGAAGCACTACGACTCCATCCCGGCGTTGAGCAAGGAGCGCAAGGGCAGGTTCCCGGGTAACTACTCGTATCGGGACTTCACGTTCCCGTTCTTGCTGGTGAAACAGGGACTGCCCGGGTATGCCTGGCCGGTCACCATTGGATCCGCCATGGTTGAAGGGGACGAGATGATGGCTGACACGGCCTTCTCTCAGCATGTAGCAGCAGAGGCGAACAAGCAGAGGCTGCTGAATGTCAGCTACAGTTTGGAATACCAGGTTGCCTCGGGGAATTTATCTGCGAATGTCTCGCCGCTGAAGATGTCCCCTCAGTTGCAACGCGTCTCCGCGGAGGGTGTCTATGACATCACGACAGGCTCCCTGTGCCTGGTGGCCTGCCGCCAAGTGACCAACGGTTCGTCCGACTGCGACGTCCTGGTGACCTTCCAGTTCGCGCCGGTGAGCCCCGTGGAGGGAGAGCGTGGCGTTGGGACGATCAAGAGCCTGAGAAAGCAGAGTGATCCTCTGTTCTTCGAAGCAATGGACTTCGTCTCGTACGGGATGACCGTGCGGCAAATAGAGGAGTCCAGCTCCAGGATGGACATGGAGAGCATCATGCTGGTGGTCTCCATGACGCTGTCCTGCGTCTTCACCGCCCTGCAGCTGCGTCATGCGAACAAGCAACCCGAGGCACTCCCGGCCATGTCGGTCACCATGCTCGTCGTCCTGGCCCTTGGCTACGTGACCCCCCTCGTGCTCGACCTCGAGGACATGTACACGGACACCCGGAGGCGGCGGTACATCCTCCAGCTGACGAGCGCCGGGTCGCTGGATCTGAACGAGTTCATGCTCAGGGCCAGCACCATGCTGGCCCTGGTTCTGCAGCTGCGCCTCCTCCAGCTTGCCCTGTCGTCGCGGAGGTCCACGGATCAAGTCGGGAGCAAGCAGGAggtctcgtcgtcgtcgtcgtccgacGCCGAGAGGAGCACGCTCTGGATATGTCTGCCGCTGTACGTCCTCGGTGCGGTCGTGGTCTGGATCGTGCACATGAGCGATGGTCACCACCACGGCCCACGAGCGAGTTCGTTCTCTGCTTTTTCTACCCCGTCGGGACCGGCGTTGGTGGACGACCTCGCGGCCTACGCGGGGCTGATCCTGGACGGGTTCCTGCTGCCCCAGGTCGTCTCCAACGCGCTCTCGGGCTCCAGGGTGACGGCCCTCTCGCCGTGGTTCTACGCCGGCGGCACCGTGATCCGCGCGGCGCCGCACGTCTACGACGTGTTCAGGAAGCACAACTACGTGCTGCCGGGCTGGAACTGGAAGCCGACGGCGTACGTGTACGCGAGCCCTCGCGACGACCTCTTCGGCGTCGCGTGGGACGTCGCCATACCATGCGGGGCTACGTTGCTCGCCGCGCTTCTGTTCCTGCAGCAGCGGCTTGGGGGCGCGTTCTTGTGCTGTTCGAAGAGCAGACGGTCGGGCTCGGGCGAGTACGAGATGGTCTCCACGACCACGATTAGCTCCTAG
- the LOC8068013 gene encoding LOW QUALITY PROTEIN: uncharacterized protein LOC8068013 (The sequence of the model RefSeq protein was modified relative to this genomic sequence to represent the inferred CDS: deleted 1 base in 1 codon): MQQEATSPLPALSNGYQPLPSLYLGFLAIWAASGFSWAFSTWRNRHYQANNLQWILSLVPLIKALQMALSFLFWYSCVHLQTCSLWMSFGAYVTGILFQTASFVSFVLISHGYCIMCERLSIRERRTTAALGCLLYLSLIGYKAAVPYFTVILLINYFASFYIIFRRTSQNLIVLQEQLSFIEEEDIHSLHGALNTKYTMFKRFQGTMQVAAVAFIMVYMRADDTPDNYWFRVLVREWVQFCIFMYIGWNFRIPEASLHLPAIPLMKSAWEITMPPIYSVEMNAADFKGLVSDQWHVGVRSGSGCSAQPLLVLVQNPAQRRPVLPVEPQSFSWIGTARCSSETSLLKIPSTNWHVTKLTQNS; the protein is encoded by the exons ATGCAGCAGGAGGCGACGTCTCCGCTCCCGGCGCTGAGCAACGGCTACCAGCCGCTCCCGTCGCTGTACCTGGGGTTCCTGGCCATATGGGCGGCCTCTGGTTTCTCCTGGGCCTTCAGCACATGGAGGAACCGCCATTACCAG GCGAATAACCTACAATGGATCCTGTCCCTGGTCCCGCTGATCAAAGCGCTCCAAATGGCACTCTCGTTCCTATTCTG GTACTCGTGCGTGCACCTTCAGACATGCTCGCTGTGGATGTCGTTCGGCGCGTACGTGACGGGGATCCTCTTCCAGACGGCCTCCTTCGTCTCCTTCGTGCTCATCTCCCACGGCTACTGCATCATGTGCGAGCGCCTCTCCATCCGGGAGAGACGAACCACGGCCGCTCTCGGGTGCCTTCTGTACCTCAGCCTCATCGGCTACAAGGCTGCAGTTCCTTATTTCACA GTCATTCTTCTGATCAACTATTTCGCGTCATTTTACATCATATTCCGGCGTACATCCCAGAACCTTATAGTTTTACAGGAGCAGCTCAGTTTCATAGAAGAGGAAGACATCCATTCGTTGCACGGCGCGCTGAACACAAAGTACACAATGTTCAA GAGATTTCAGGGAACGATGCAGGTGGCCGCAGTGGCATTCATCATG GTCTACATGAGGGCCGACGACACACCAGATAACTACTGGTTTCGCGTGTTAGTGCGTGAGTGGGTACAGTTCTGCATCTTCATGTACATTGG atGGAACTTCAGAATCCCTGAAGCATCACTTCATCTGCCTGCCATACCCCTTATGAAATCAGCATGGGAGATCACCATGCCTCCTATTTACAGTGTG GAGATGAACGCAGCCGATTTCAAAGGTCTAGTCTCGGATCAATGGCATGTTGGAGTG AGGAGTGGTTCAGGCTGTTCTGCGCAACCGCTACTGGTGCTGGTTCAGAACCCT GCGCAACGACGGCCTGTCCTTCCGGTAGAGCCTCAAAGTTTCAGTTGGATAGGGACAGCCAGGTGTAGTTCTGAAACCAGCTTGCTGAAGATCCCATCGACCAACTGGCACGTTACAAAGCTGACGCAAAATAGTTGA